A part of Pararoseomonas sp. SCSIO 73927 genomic DNA contains:
- the gatC gene encoding Asp-tRNA(Asn)/Glu-tRNA(Gln) amidotransferase subunit GatC, which yields MSLDLQTVRRVASLARLHLEEGEDHRLQAELNGILGWIEQLQEVDTADVEPLAGAGAAAMPMRDDVVTDGGQAAAVLANAPDRAGEFFAVPKVVE from the coding sequence ATGTCACTCGACTTGCAGACCGTGAGGCGCGTCGCGTCGCTCGCCCGGCTCCATCTGGAGGAGGGCGAGGACCACCGCCTGCAGGCGGAGCTGAACGGCATCCTCGGCTGGATCGAGCAGCTGCAGGAGGTGGATACCGCCGATGTGGAGCCCCTGGCCGGCGCCGGGGCTGCCGCGATGCCGATGCGCGACGACGTGGTGACCGATGGCGGTCAGGCCGCGGCCGTTCTGGCCAACGCGCCGGACCGCGCCGGCGAGTTCTTCGCCGTTCCGAAGGTTGTCGAGTGA
- a CDS encoding chromate transporter: MRSPSSSAATLPPDGTGTGKPPPGCADLFLGFLGLGLMGFGGVLPLARRMLVENRRWLTPDHFTELLGLCHFLPGGNIINLSVAVGLEFRGVAGAVSALLGLILGPTAVVVGLGVLYDGYKDDPTLQHIFMGLAAAAAGLLVSTAWKMLWPLRSRPVALAIVLLTMLAIAVLRLPLLPSMAVLAPLSILATWRFSR; the protein is encoded by the coding sequence ATGCGAAGCCCGAGCAGCAGCGCGGCCACCCTGCCGCCGGACGGAACCGGCACCGGCAAGCCGCCGCCAGGCTGCGCCGACCTCTTCCTCGGCTTCCTCGGCCTCGGCCTGATGGGCTTCGGCGGCGTGCTCCCCCTCGCCCGCCGCATGCTGGTGGAGAACCGGCGCTGGCTGACGCCGGATCACTTCACCGAACTGCTCGGCCTCTGCCACTTCCTGCCGGGCGGCAACATCATCAACCTCTCCGTCGCGGTGGGGCTGGAGTTCCGGGGCGTCGCGGGCGCCGTCTCGGCCCTGCTCGGCCTCATCCTCGGCCCGACCGCGGTGGTGGTCGGCCTCGGCGTCCTCTATGACGGGTACAAGGACGATCCGACCCTCCAGCACATCTTCATGGGCCTCGCCGCCGCCGCCGCGGGCCTTCTCGTCTCGACGGCGTGGAAGATGCTCTGGCCGCTGCGGTCCAGGCCGGTGGCGCTGGCGATCGTCCTCCTCACCATGCTCGCCATCGCCGTGCTGCGCCTGCCGCTTCTCCCCAGCATGGCCGTGCTGGCGCCCCTCAGCATCCTCGCGACCTGGCGGTTCAGCCGGTGA
- a CDS encoding dihydroorotase, which translates to MSTLLLDNARLVCPATGRDAPGRLLVQDGRIAGLDGSGAPEGATVLDCGGHVLAPGLIDLRATLGEPGHEHRETIESAAEAAAAGGITTLCALPDSEPALDDPAPLQFILRRGEMTGTLTILPYGAATRGCAGKEMTEFGLLREAGAVAFTDGTRAIADARTMRLALSYARAFGTFIVQHPEEPSLARNASATEGEMATRMGLPSVPAAAEAMMVARDIALARLTKGHVHFAHVSTSAALDLIRAAKAEGLRVTCDTAPPYFDLNETAIGDFRTYAKLSPPLRREEDRLSVIAALRDGTIDAIASDHQPRDADDKRVPFAQAEAGGAGLATLLGVTVARYHGGDLTLMRALELLTSAPARLLGLEAGRLAPGAPADLVLFAPDRGWKVEAGKLPGKAQNSPFDGRALEGKVLGTWKAGRRVFG; encoded by the coding sequence ATGAGCACTCTCCTCCTCGACAACGCCCGCCTGGTCTGCCCCGCAACCGGCCGCGACGCGCCGGGCCGCTTGCTGGTGCAGGATGGCCGAATCGCCGGGCTGGACGGCTCAGGCGCGCCGGAGGGTGCCACGGTGTTGGATTGCGGCGGCCACGTCCTCGCCCCCGGCCTGATCGACCTGCGCGCCACCCTCGGCGAGCCCGGCCACGAGCACCGCGAGACGATCGAGAGCGCGGCGGAAGCGGCGGCGGCGGGCGGCATCACCACCCTCTGCGCGCTGCCGGACAGCGAGCCGGCGCTGGACGACCCCGCGCCGCTGCAGTTCATCCTGCGCCGAGGCGAGATGACGGGGACCCTCACCATCCTTCCTTACGGCGCCGCCACCCGCGGCTGCGCGGGGAAGGAGATGACGGAATTTGGCCTGCTGCGTGAGGCCGGCGCGGTCGCGTTCACCGACGGCACCCGCGCCATCGCCGATGCCCGCACCATGCGCCTCGCCCTCTCCTACGCCCGCGCCTTCGGCACCTTCATCGTGCAGCATCCGGAGGAGCCGAGCCTGGCGCGCAACGCGAGCGCGACCGAGGGCGAGATGGCGACCCGCATGGGCCTCCCCTCCGTCCCGGCGGCCGCGGAGGCGATGATGGTGGCGCGCGACATCGCCCTGGCCCGGCTGACGAAGGGCCATGTCCACTTCGCCCATGTCTCCACGTCAGCCGCGCTGGACCTGATCCGCGCAGCCAAGGCCGAGGGGCTGCGCGTGACCTGCGACACCGCGCCCCCCTACTTCGATCTGAACGAGACGGCGATCGGCGATTTCCGCACCTACGCCAAGCTCTCCCCCCCGCTGCGGCGGGAGGAGGACCGGCTGTCCGTGATCGCGGCCCTGCGCGACGGCACCATCGACGCCATTGCCTCGGACCATCAGCCGCGCGACGCGGACGACAAGCGCGTCCCCTTCGCGCAGGCGGAGGCGGGCGGCGCCGGCCTCGCCACCTTGCTCGGCGTGACCGTCGCCCGCTACCACGGCGGCGACCTGACGCTGATGCGGGCGCTGGAACTTCTCACCTCAGCCCCCGCGAGGCTGCTGGGGCTGGAAGCCGGCCGCCTCGCCCCCGGCGCGCCCGCCGACCTCGTCCTCTTCGCCCCGGACCGGGGCTGGAAGGTCGAGGCCGGGAAGCTGCCGGGCAAGGCGCAGAACTCCCCCTTCGACGGCCGCGCCCTGGAGGGCAAGGTCCTCGGCACCTGGAAGGCCGGAAGGCGCGTGTTCGGATGA
- the ruvX gene encoding Holliday junction resolvase RuvX: MPVTPLPQLRAALPRHARLIGLDPGSKIIGIALSDVLLMLASPYAALPRGKLAPTAAEIRRIAEKEGAGGLVCGLPLGMDGSFGPAAQAAKDWAMAVSDASGLPVALWDERLSSSAVNRMMIEADLSRAKRAKAVDAAAAAYMLQAALDATRG; this comes from the coding sequence ATGCCCGTCACCCCCCTCCCCCAGCTCCGCGCCGCCCTGCCCCGCCACGCCCGGCTGATCGGGCTGGATCCCGGCAGCAAGATCATCGGCATCGCTCTCTCGGACGTGCTGCTGATGCTCGCCTCCCCCTACGCCGCCCTGCCCCGCGGCAAGCTGGCGCCGACCGCCGCCGAGATCCGGCGCATCGCGGAGAAGGAGGGCGCGGGCGGCCTCGTCTGCGGGCTGCCGCTGGGGATGGACGGTTCCTTCGGCCCAGCCGCCCAGGCCGCGAAGGACTGGGCCATGGCCGTCTCGGACGCCAGCGGCCTGCCCGTGGCGCTCTGGGACGAGCGCCTCTCCTCCTCCGCCGTGAACCGGATGATGATCGAGGCCGACCTCTCCCGCGCGAAGCGCGCGAAGGCCGTGGACGCGGCGGCGGCGGCCTACATGCTCCAGGCCGCGCTGGACGCCACGCGGGGCTGA
- a CDS encoding chromate transporter, translating to MSTLVALAVIFTQLSLLAFGGGNTILPEMQRQVVEVHRWMSAQDFSALFALAQAAPGPNMMVVPLVGWHVAGWPGLLVSSIAKFGPSSILTGVVLGLWRRFKDRPWRKVVQAGLVPMTVGLVVASAWLITEATTTEWLLGAITAAVAGLSAATKLHPLWLLSGGAIAALVLL from the coding sequence GTGAGCACCCTCGTCGCCCTCGCCGTCATCTTTACCCAGCTCTCGCTCCTCGCCTTCGGCGGCGGGAACACCATCCTGCCGGAGATGCAGCGCCAAGTGGTGGAGGTGCACCGCTGGATGAGCGCGCAGGACTTTTCCGCCCTCTTCGCCCTCGCCCAGGCGGCGCCGGGGCCGAACATGATGGTGGTGCCGCTGGTGGGGTGGCATGTGGCGGGCTGGCCCGGCCTGCTCGTCTCCTCGATCGCGAAGTTCGGCCCCTCCTCGATTCTCACCGGGGTCGTCCTGGGGCTGTGGCGGCGCTTCAAGGACCGGCCCTGGCGCAAGGTGGTGCAGGCCGGGCTGGTGCCGATGACGGTGGGGCTGGTGGTGGCCAGCGCGTGGCTGATCACGGAGGCGACGACGACCGAGTGGCTTCTCGGCGCCATCACGGCCGCCGTAGCGGGCCTTTCAGCAGCGACGAAACTGCACCCGCTCTGGCTGCTCTCCGGCGGGGCGATCGCCGCGCTCGTCCTGCTGTGA
- a CDS encoding retropepsin-like aspartic protease, which yields MTRLTTLPALLAALLLGTGAASAACPAGEGERLILAAPASPAVRALLGPAAAGPLPIVLAQANGAALPFVLDTGSSLTMLRPEAAVALGLTMDPDRSTPITGVGGTSRLPNAVLRHFAIGRRVFPNLSIPVAPGSEEEGGIAGIVGADLLRHGALELDLPAGRAVLHDSPACIDAAPPWPAEAIPAEVTSEGLVILPLRLNGRPARALLDTGAVRTVLRQDRIANFGIPASALRAPSAGTVFGTGGEAAEFRIHEGATLNLGRYVTAAMPIVLAPLPPSLSVDLVLGQDILGARRLWLSYAAGRLWVGPSAR from the coding sequence ATGACGCGTCTTACCACCCTTCCCGCCCTCCTGGCCGCCCTGCTCCTGGGGACCGGCGCCGCCTCGGCCGCCTGCCCGGCGGGCGAGGGGGAGCGCCTGATCCTCGCCGCCCCGGCCTCCCCCGCCGTCCGCGCCCTGCTCGGCCCCGCGGCGGCCGGGCCACTGCCGATCGTCCTCGCCCAGGCGAACGGCGCGGCGCTGCCCTTCGTGCTGGACACCGGCTCCAGCCTCACCATGCTGCGCCCCGAGGCCGCCGTGGCGCTCGGCCTCACGATGGACCCGGACCGCTCCACCCCCATCACCGGTGTTGGCGGCACCTCCCGCCTGCCCAACGCCGTGCTGCGCCACTTTGCTATCGGCCGCCGGGTTTTCCCGAACCTCTCCATTCCCGTCGCCCCGGGCAGCGAGGAAGAGGGCGGGATCGCCGGGATCGTCGGCGCCGACCTGCTCCGCCACGGCGCGCTGGAGCTGGACCTGCCCGCCGGCCGCGCCGTGCTGCACGACAGCCCCGCCTGCATCGACGCCGCGCCCCCCTGGCCGGCCGAGGCAATCCCGGCCGAGGTGACGAGCGAGGGGCTGGTGATCCTCCCCCTGCGCCTGAACGGCCGCCCCGCCCGCGCCCTGCTGGACACGGGCGCGGTCCGCACCGTGCTGCGGCAGGACCGGATCGCAAATTTCGGTATCCCCGCCAGCGCGCTGCGCGCCCCCTCGGCGGGCACCGTCTTCGGCACGGGCGGGGAGGCGGCGGAGTTCCGCATCCATGAGGGCGCGACGCTGAACCTCGGGAGGTACGTCACCGCGGCCATGCCGATCGTCCTCGCCCCCCTGCCGCCCTCCCTTTCCGTGGACCTGGTGCTCGGCCAGGACATCCTCGGCGCACGCCGCCTGTGGCTCTCCTACGCCGCCGGCCGCCTCTGGGTCGGTCCCTCGGCGCGCTGA
- a CDS encoding GNAT family N-acetyltransferase has translation MGAGDLPAVGAIAAAVHPGHPESDAVFAERLALHPAGCMMLQAGRAALGYAIAHPWHRRRPPPLNTLLGALPARPEVFYLHDLAILPAARAGGAGGAAVLALAEIAGGLPMALVAIGGTEGFWRRQGFVTVPDPALAAVLRHYDAGAHYMERPVSPSGCRR, from the coding sequence ATGGGGGCAGGGGACCTGCCGGCCGTAGGCGCCATCGCGGCCGCGGTGCATCCAGGGCACCCGGAATCGGACGCGGTCTTTGCGGAGCGGCTGGCGCTGCACCCCGCGGGGTGCATGATGCTTCAGGCCGGCCGCGCGGCGCTGGGCTACGCCATCGCCCACCCATGGCACCGGCGCCGCCCTCCGCCGCTGAACACGCTCCTGGGCGCCCTGCCGGCGCGGCCAGAGGTGTTCTACCTGCACGATCTGGCGATCCTGCCGGCGGCGCGGGCCGGCGGGGCCGGAGGGGCGGCGGTGCTTGCCCTGGCCGAGATCGCGGGCGGGCTGCCCATGGCACTGGTCGCCATCGGCGGCACGGAGGGCTTCTGGCGCCGTCAGGGCTTCGTGACGGTGCCGGACCCGGCGCTGGCGGCCGTGTTGCGGCACTACGATGCCGGGGCCCACTACATGGAGCGCCCGGTCAGCCCGTCCGGATGCCGCAGGTGA
- the gatA gene encoding Asp-tRNA(Asn)/Glu-tRNA(Gln) amidotransferase subunit GatA yields MHPTDFTIRGALEALNEGIVTSEALTQAHLEAIQVLNPRLNAFITVTAEKALEAARASDKRRADGLAGKLEGIPLAIKDLFCTAGTRTTAASRILGEFTPPYESTVTSNLLRDGAVFLGKVNLDEFAMGSSNATSAFGEVENPWQRSNDDGVRLVPGGSSGGSAAAVAARLALGATATDTGGSIRQPAALCGIAGIKPTYGRCSRWGVVAFASSLDTPGPVARTVEDCALLLESMSGHDPKDSTSANLPVPDFAAACARGVKGLRIGVPKEYRLEGMPDEIEALWQQGLDWLRAEGAEIVDISLPHTKYALPTYYIVAPAEASSNLARYDGVRYGARVDGEDLKDLYERTRAAGFGAEVKRRIMIGTYVLSAGYYDAYYLKAQKVRALIKRDFDFAFRDVDAILTPATPSAAFPAGEKQDDPVAMYLNDVFTVTANLAGIPGMTVPAGYDRHGLPLGLQVLARDFDEETVFAVGTTIEKAAALKALPQVRAFA; encoded by the coding sequence ATGCACCCCACCGATTTCACCATCCGCGGCGCGCTCGAGGCGCTGAACGAGGGCATCGTCACCTCGGAGGCGCTGACGCAGGCGCATCTGGAGGCGATCCAGGTGCTGAACCCGCGGCTGAACGCCTTCATCACCGTGACGGCGGAGAAGGCGCTGGAGGCGGCGCGCGCCTCCGACAAGCGGCGGGCAGACGGGCTGGCCGGGAAGCTGGAAGGCATCCCGCTGGCCATCAAGGACCTGTTCTGCACGGCGGGCACCCGCACCACGGCGGCCAGCCGCATCCTGGGCGAGTTCACCCCGCCTTACGAGAGCACGGTGACATCCAACCTGCTGCGGGACGGGGCGGTGTTCCTCGGCAAGGTGAACCTGGACGAGTTCGCCATGGGCTCGTCCAACGCCACCTCGGCCTTCGGCGAGGTGGAGAACCCTTGGCAGCGCTCCAACGACGACGGCGTTCGGCTGGTGCCGGGCGGCTCCTCCGGCGGGTCCGCGGCGGCGGTGGCCGCGCGGCTGGCGCTGGGCGCGACGGCGACGGACACGGGCGGTTCCATCCGCCAGCCCGCGGCCCTCTGCGGCATCGCCGGGATCAAGCCGACCTACGGGCGCTGCTCCCGCTGGGGCGTGGTGGCCTTCGCCTCCTCGCTTGATACGCCCGGGCCTGTGGCCCGCACCGTGGAGGATTGCGCCCTCCTGCTGGAGAGCATGTCCGGCCATGACCCGAAGGACAGCACCAGCGCCAACCTGCCCGTGCCGGACTTCGCGGCGGCCTGCGCGCGCGGCGTGAAGGGGCTGAGGATCGGCGTGCCGAAGGAGTACCGGCTGGAGGGGATGCCGGACGAGATCGAGGCGCTGTGGCAGCAGGGCCTGGACTGGCTGCGGGCGGAGGGCGCGGAGATCGTGGACATCTCCCTACCGCACACGAAGTACGCGCTGCCGACCTACTACATCGTGGCGCCGGCGGAGGCCTCCTCCAACCTCGCGCGCTACGACGGCGTGCGCTACGGGGCGCGGGTGGACGGCGAGGACCTGAAGGACCTGTACGAGCGCACGCGCGCGGCCGGGTTCGGGGCCGAGGTGAAGCGGCGCATCATGATCGGCACCTACGTGCTGAGCGCCGGCTACTACGACGCCTACTACCTGAAGGCGCAGAAGGTGCGCGCGCTGATCAAGCGCGACTTCGACTTCGCCTTCCGGGACGTGGACGCCATCCTGACGCCGGCCACGCCCTCCGCCGCCTTCCCGGCGGGGGAGAAGCAGGACGATCCGGTGGCGATGTACCTGAACGACGTGTTCACCGTGACGGCCAACCTGGCGGGCATCCCCGGCATGACGGTGCCGGCAGGATATGACCGGCACGGGCTGCCGCTGGGGCTGCAGGTGCTGGCGCGCGACTTCGACGAGGAGACGGTGTTCGCGGTGGGCACCACGATCGAGAAGGCGGCGGCGCTGAAGGCACTGCCGCAGGTGAGGGCTTTCGCATGA
- the plsY gene encoding glycerol-3-phosphate 1-O-acyltransferase PlsY gives MNGVYAAILGLLLGSIPFGLLLTRAAGLGDIRSIGSGNIGATNVLRTGNKKLAAATLALDFLKGAASVWLAAALFGPETAGVAAIAAVLGHCHPPWLAFRGGKGVATALGVFLALAWPVFVAAALTWLAMAKLVKISSASALTGMAVAALVALLWGGWPLFWPVALIVVYVALRHHENIARLIAGTEPRIGQGK, from the coding sequence ATGAACGGGGTCTACGCCGCGATCCTCGGCCTCCTCCTGGGATCCATTCCCTTCGGCCTCCTCCTCACGCGCGCCGCCGGGCTGGGGGACATCCGCAGCATCGGTTCCGGCAACATCGGCGCCACCAACGTGCTGCGGACAGGCAACAAGAAGCTCGCCGCCGCCACCCTGGCGCTGGACTTCCTCAAGGGCGCGGCGTCGGTCTGGCTTGCCGCCGCCCTCTTCGGGCCGGAGACGGCGGGGGTGGCCGCCATCGCCGCCGTCCTCGGCCACTGCCACCCGCCCTGGCTCGCCTTCCGGGGCGGCAAGGGCGTGGCGACCGCGCTGGGCGTCTTCCTGGCCCTGGCCTGGCCCGTCTTCGTCGCGGCCGCCCTGACCTGGCTCGCCATGGCGAAGCTGGTGAAGATCTCCTCCGCCTCGGCCCTCACGGGAATGGCCGTGGCGGCGCTGGTGGCCCTCCTCTGGGGCGGCTGGCCGCTCTTCTGGCCGGTGGCGCTGATCGTCGTCTACGTCGCGCTGCGCCACCACGAGAACATCGCCCGCCTGATCGCTGGGACGGAGCCGCGGATCGGCCAGGGCAAGTGA
- the gatB gene encoding Asp-tRNA(Asn)/Glu-tRNA(Gln) amidotransferase subunit GatB, with protein sequence MSYTIDGETGPWELVIGLEVHAQVTSNAKLFSGAATEFGAEPNSQVSFVDAGFPGMLPVINRECVAQAVRTGLGLNAQVNPWSRFDRKNYFYADLPQGYQISQFAHPIVGTGVITVELSDGGTKEIGITRLHLEQDAGKSIHDQHATKSFIDLNRSGVALMEIVSEPDMRSPEEAGAYLTKLRQILRYLGTCDGNMEQGSLRADVNVSVRKAGEGFRTRCEVKNVNSIRFVMQAVEAEARRQIEVWESGGTVDQETRLFDTSRGTTRSMRSKEDAHDYRYFPDPDLPPLVVDPAWIEELRAGLPELPDARRTRYVNDFGLSAYDASVLTAEKETASFYEEVAAGRDPKVAANWVTGDFFAMLNRLGKGIEDSPVSAKHLGALLDLIADKTLSGKMAKEVLEAMGETGEAPGTIVERRGLRQVTDTGAIEAAVDAIIAANPDKVAQYKAKPTLFGWFVGQVMKAMKGQGNPALVNEVLKAKLDA encoded by the coding sequence ATGAGCTACACCATCGACGGCGAGACCGGCCCCTGGGAACTGGTGATCGGGCTTGAGGTCCATGCCCAGGTTACCAGCAACGCCAAGCTGTTCAGCGGCGCGGCCACGGAATTCGGCGCGGAGCCGAACTCCCAGGTCAGCTTCGTGGACGCGGGCTTCCCGGGCATGCTGCCGGTGATCAACCGGGAATGCGTGGCGCAGGCCGTGCGGACCGGGCTGGGGCTGAATGCGCAGGTAAACCCCTGGTCGCGCTTCGATCGGAAGAACTACTTCTACGCGGACCTGCCGCAGGGCTACCAGATCAGCCAGTTCGCCCACCCGATTGTGGGCACGGGCGTGATCACCGTGGAGTTGTCGGACGGCGGCACCAAGGAAATCGGGATCACCCGCCTGCACCTGGAGCAGGATGCGGGCAAGTCGATCCATGACCAGCACGCCACGAAGAGCTTCATCGACCTGAACCGCTCCGGCGTGGCGCTGATGGAGATCGTGTCGGAGCCGGACATGCGCTCGCCGGAGGAGGCGGGCGCGTATCTGACGAAGCTCCGGCAGATCCTGCGCTACCTCGGCACCTGCGACGGGAACATGGAGCAGGGCTCGCTGCGGGCGGACGTGAACGTCTCCGTCCGCAAGGCCGGCGAGGGCTTCCGCACGCGTTGCGAGGTGAAGAACGTCAACTCCATCCGCTTCGTCATGCAGGCGGTGGAGGCGGAGGCGCGGCGGCAGATCGAGGTGTGGGAATCCGGGGGCACCGTCGATCAGGAGACGCGGCTCTTCGACACCTCGCGCGGCACCACGCGCTCCATGCGGTCCAAGGAGGACGCGCACGACTACCGCTACTTCCCGGACCCGGACCTGCCCCCGCTGGTGGTGGACCCGGCCTGGATCGAGGAGCTGCGCGCGGGCCTGCCGGAACTGCCGGATGCCCGCCGCACCCGCTACGTGAACGATTTCGGGCTCTCGGCCTACGATGCCAGCGTGCTGACCGCGGAGAAGGAGACGGCCTCCTTTTACGAGGAGGTGGCCGCGGGACGCGACCCCAAGGTGGCGGCGAACTGGGTGACGGGCGACTTCTTCGCCATGCTGAACCGCCTGGGGAAGGGGATCGAGGACAGCCCGGTCTCGGCGAAACACCTCGGCGCCCTCCTGGACCTCATCGCGGACAAGACCCTGTCCGGGAAGATGGCGAAGGAGGTGCTGGAGGCGATGGGCGAGACGGGCGAGGCGCCCGGGACCATCGTGGAGAGGCGCGGGCTGCGGCAGGTAACGGATACGGGGGCCATCGAGGCCGCCGTGGACGCCATCATCGCCGCCAACCCCGACAAGGTGGCCCAGTACAAGGCCAAGCCGACCCTGTTCGGTTGGTTCGTGGGCCAGGTCATGAAGGCCATGAAGGGGCAGGGGAACCCGGCCCTGGTGAACGAGGTGCTGAAGGCGAAGCTGGACGCCTGA
- the dprA gene encoding DNA-processing protein DprA — MPPAESLARLRLARSEGVGPQTFRRLLAEHGSTARALRTLGTRAADPDLVEREHEAVLAMGGHWLHLGTPAYPPLLAAIADPPPVLAALGDLSLLPSRQVAVVGARNASAGGRRIAEEMGEALAAAGVAVTSGLARGIDAAAHAGALRHGRTIGVVPGGLDVAYPPENAALQRRIGAEGLLLAESPLGTAPIAQHFPRRNRIVAGLALGIVVVEAAPRSGTLITARLGAEAGREIYAVPGSPLDPRCRGSNDLIRNGAHFCEGAADVLETLPASAEAAPVFHRPAPRAPAHAPAPARDAREESRGSDLLSLIGPTAVAVDEVLRRCHLSPPEARAALLELELEGLIEALPGNRVVRSGTQREEDFGGFRTPT, encoded by the coding sequence ATCCCGCCGGCCGAATCCCTCGCTCGCCTCCGGCTGGCCCGCAGCGAGGGCGTCGGCCCGCAGACCTTCCGCCGCCTGCTGGCGGAGCATGGCAGCACGGCCCGCGCCCTCCGCACCCTGGGCACCCGCGCCGCCGATCCGGACCTCGTCGAGCGCGAGCACGAGGCCGTCCTCGCCATGGGCGGCCACTGGCTCCACCTCGGCACCCCCGCCTACCCGCCCCTGCTGGCCGCCATCGCGGACCCGCCGCCCGTGCTCGCGGCCCTGGGCGACCTCTCCCTCCTCCCGTCCCGCCAGGTGGCCGTCGTCGGCGCCCGCAACGCCTCCGCCGGCGGCCGGCGCATCGCGGAGGAGATGGGCGAGGCCCTGGCCGCCGCCGGCGTCGCCGTCACCTCCGGCCTGGCCCGCGGCATCGACGCGGCCGCCCATGCCGGCGCCCTGCGCCACGGCCGCACGATCGGCGTGGTCCCCGGAGGCCTGGACGTGGCCTACCCGCCGGAGAACGCCGCCCTCCAGCGCCGCATTGGCGCCGAAGGCCTCCTGCTGGCCGAATCCCCCCTGGGCACCGCGCCCATCGCCCAGCACTTCCCGCGCCGGAATCGGATCGTGGCCGGCCTCGCCCTCGGAATTGTGGTGGTGGAGGCCGCCCCGCGCTCAGGCACCCTCATCACTGCCCGGCTGGGCGCGGAAGCGGGGCGGGAGATCTACGCCGTCCCCGGCTCCCCGCTCGACCCCCGCTGCCGGGGCTCCAACGACCTGATCCGCAACGGCGCCCATTTCTGCGAGGGGGCGGCGGATGTGCTGGAAACCCTGCCGGCCAGCGCGGAGGCCGCGCCCGTGTTCCATCGCCCGGCCCCGCGCGCGCCCGCGCACGCGCCCGCACCCGCCCGCGATGCGCGCGAGGAATCAAGGGGTTCGGACCTTCTCTCCCTCATCGGCCCGACAGCCGTCGCGGTTGACGAGGTGCTTCGCCGCTGCCACCTCTCCCCGCCTGAGGCCCGTGCCGCGCTCCTCGAACTGGAGCTGGAGGGGCTGATCGAGGCGCTGCCCGGAAACCGCGTCGTGCGGTCCGGCACCCAGCGCGAAGAGGATTTCGGAGGGTTCCGGACCCCCACATGA
- a CDS encoding aspartate carbamoyltransferase catalytic subunit yields MPLYPHRHLLALQGLEPPYIAELLDLAESYALLNRGGKTQRDVLRGLTLINLFFEDSTRTRTSFELAGKRLGADVINMSVSTSSVNKGETLLDTASTLNAMKTDLLVIRHAQSGAPALLSQKVDAAVINAGDGTHEHPTQALLDALTIRRRKGTLENLTVAICGDVLHSRVARSNIHLLLAMNCRVRVVGPPTLLPSEVEALGVEVFHDMRAGIKDADVVMMLRLQKERMAGGLVPSAREFFRFYGLDGAKLKLAKPDAIVMHPGPMNRGVEIDSAVADDPARSVIGEQVEMGVAVRMAVLDILSQNSRRNAR; encoded by the coding sequence ATGCCCCTCTACCCGCACCGGCACCTCCTCGCGCTCCAAGGGCTGGAGCCGCCCTATATCGCGGAACTCCTGGACCTCGCCGAGAGCTACGCCCTGCTGAACCGGGGCGGGAAGACCCAGCGGGACGTGCTGCGCGGCCTGACCCTCATCAACCTCTTCTTCGAGGACAGCACGCGCACCCGCACCAGCTTCGAGCTGGCGGGCAAGCGGCTGGGCGCGGACGTGATCAACATGTCTGTCTCCACCAGCAGCGTGAACAAGGGCGAGACGCTGCTCGACACCGCGTCCACGCTGAACGCCATGAAGACCGACCTTCTGGTCATCCGCCACGCCCAGTCCGGCGCCCCCGCCCTCCTCTCCCAGAAGGTGGACGCCGCCGTGATCAACGCCGGCGACGGCACGCACGAGCACCCCACCCAGGCGCTGCTGGACGCGCTGACCATCCGCCGCCGCAAGGGCACGCTGGAGAACCTGACGGTCGCCATCTGCGGCGACGTGCTGCACAGCCGGGTGGCCCGCAGCAACATCCACCTGCTGCTGGCGATGAACTGCCGCGTCCGCGTCGTCGGCCCGCCGACCCTGCTTCCATCGGAGGTGGAGGCCCTGGGCGTGGAGGTGTTCCACGACATGCGCGCGGGTATCAAGGACGCCGACGTGGTGATGATGCTGCGGCTGCAGAAGGAGCGGATGGCGGGCGGCCTCGTCCCTTCCGCCCGCGAGTTCTTCCGCTTCTACGGGCTGGACGGCGCGAAGCTGAAGCTGGCGAAGCCAGACGCCATTGTTATGCACCCCGGCCCGATGAACCGCGGCGTAGAGATCGACAGCGCCGTGGCGGACGATCCCGCCCGCAGCGTGATCGGCGAGCAGGTGGAGATGGGGGTCGCCGTCCGCATGGCCGTGCTCGACATCCTCTCCCAGAACAGCCGGCGGAACGCGCGATGA